Proteins co-encoded in one Papaver somniferum cultivar HN1 chromosome 5, ASM357369v1, whole genome shotgun sequence genomic window:
- the LOC113279609 gene encoding uncharacterized protein LOC113279609 — protein MEMQQLLNANNFPDMGIGNGQLICTGNLQEIWSWLCNIFEVGLPHSFDNIWNYSKNKSPLMKEVWITVACSVIKELWFQKNKKYFEVNPNIQHFKQKIIKMVSEGGLRMKGTKWNQNYDLQIIDFFNLGFRQSKFQCIKSFYWIPPQIGFTLFCRDGASVGNPRAAGFGIVVRNHLCQVVGVMDGGIGIATNYIAETYDVVCAAELGVEWGEKHIIISSDSKTVISEFARNKVPWFIRMIWLKAMKKISSIQFNHSFREGNFSADTVGKKAAKLIAGERKIFIGRPKFRTKIEMSRTVYYRFCLKDGL, from the exons ATGGAGATGCAACAACTTCTGAATGCTAACAATTTTCCTGACATGGGGATAGGGAATGGTCAGCTAATCTGTACTGGCAATTTACAAG AAATTTGGAGCTGGCTCTGCAATATCTTTGAAGTTGGTCTTCCTCATTCTTTTGATAATATCTGGAACTATTCAAAGAATAAAAGTCCTCTCATGAAAGAAGTTTGGATTACTGTTGCTTGCTCTGTTATCAAGGAACTATGGtttcaaaagaataaaaaatattttgaggtcAACCCAAATATTCAGCATTTcaagcaaaaaataataaaaatggtaTCTGAAGGAGGACTGAGAATGAAGGGCACTAAATGGAATCAGAATTATGATCTTCAAATAATTGATTTCTTCAATTTGGGTTTCAGACAAAGCAAATTTCAGTGCATTAAAAGTTTCTACTGGATTCCTCCACAAATAGGTTTTACTCTCTTTTGTCGTGATGGAGCATCAGTGGGTAATCCAAGAGCAGCAGGATTTGGTATTGTTGTAAGGAATCATCTGTGTCAGGTGGTTGGGGTTATGGATGGAGGTATTGGTATTGCTACCAATTATATTGCAGAAACTTATGATGTGGTATGTGCAGCTGAATTGGGTGTTGAATGGGGTGAAAAGCATATAATTATCAGTTCAGATTCTAAAACTGTCATATCAGAATTTGCCAGGAATAAAGTTCCTTGGTTCATTAGAATGATATGGTTGAAAGCAATGAAGAAAATCTCCTCAATTCAGTTTAATCATAGCTTCAGAGAAGGAAATTTCTCAGCTGACACAGTAGGAAAGAAGGCAGCCAAGCTTATTGCAGGTGAAAGGAAGATTTTCATTGGTAGACCTAAATTTCGTACTAAAATTGAAATGTCAAGAACTGTGTATTACAGATTTTGTTTAAAAGATGGGCTGTAG